ACTACATTTTTGGATGTAATTACTGGGAAGGTACAACCAACAGAAGGAAGCGTAATATTTAAAGGGCGAAATTTGCGTTCTCTTTCCGAACATCAAATTGCTCGTTTGGGAATTGGACGAAAATTTCAAACGCCCCGCACTTACTTAAATTTAACTCCTCGCGAAAATTTAGAACTTAGTTGTAACCGGAATAAAAATGTTTTTGCGAGTTTGTTTGGAAAATCTTCTAATGACGAACGGCGTACTGTAGTAGGGTTGCTAGAAACAATTGGTTTGAGTGCGAAAGCGGATATCAAAGCAGGATTGCTTTCTCACGGTGAAAAGCAGCGATTGGAAATTGGGATGTTAGTAGCGCAGTCTCCGGATTTATTGTTAGTAGATGAGCCTGTAGCTGGATTGACAGATGAAGAAACTTATAATATCGGAGAATTGCTACTTGCTTTGGCAGAAAGCCATTCCATTTTGGTCATCGAACACGATATGGAATTCGTGCGCCAAATCGCTAGAAAAGTAACTGTTTTACATGAAGGTTCGGTGTTGTGTGAAGGTACGATCGAACAAGTGCAGAACGATCCGCGAGTGATCGAAGTATATTTGGGACGACAAACAGAAGATGAATAAACTATTTTTAGGACAAAATTTGATTGAAAGAATTCTATGAGTAGTAAAGCTAAATTCGGAATTGATATCAGCACGCGATTAACAAAACTTAATATAAAAAATTTACATACAAATGAATATCTGTATAAAAAAATACAATTATTATTAGTATTTACTCCTTTCCTGGGATAGAAGTTTGGCAAAGGAGTAAATACTATATTAAAAAAGGTTGGTTATTCAACTAAGTATTGCGAATCGCCCATGAACAGAGGAGTTTGACGCTTACATAAAGGAAACATTAACATGAGCGAATCCTAAAAAAATCGATTAGCTTTTTTTTGAAACCTATCTTTTGGCAGATTTTATAGGGTTAAAGCTACCTACCTTAATCTAATTAATCATCGCGATCGCATTTTTTTTGCTCCCTATAATCATGCCAAAAATTCTTAGCAGATTGAAGTAACTAAGCAACGACTTCAACCTTTAACCGGACACTCGTTCTGAAGAGTAGAAACGTGAGAACTAGTGACCGATTTACTAATGAATAATCATAGCCATTTGATGTTGGTTAATTGTCGAGCTTTAGAGATTTTTAATTTATGTACGTAGCACTTTGGCCAGGTGATGTTTATCCTTTAGGTGCATATTGGGATGGTAAAGGCACGAACTTTGCTTTATTTAGTGAAAATGCCACAGGTGTTGAACTTTGTTTATTCGATCGCGATGATAAAGAAACGCGGGTAGAACTAAAAGAAGTTAGTAACTTTGTTTGGCACGGCTATTTGCCAGGAATTGGCCCCGGTCAACGATATGGATACCGAGTACATGGCCCCTACTGCCCGCAGGAAGGTCATCGCTTCAACCCCAACAAGCTGTTGATCGATCCTTACGGCAAAGCAATTGACGGGGATGTTGTTAATGGGCCAGAATTATTTGGCTATGATTGGAATTCTCCTGAAGAAGACCTATCTTTTTCCGATCTCGATAGTGCCCATTTGATGCCAAAATCTGTGGTGGTGGATCAGTCCTTTGACTGGGAGGGTGACCAGTTACTCCGCACACCTTGGCACGAAACGATTATTTATGAAGTTCATACGAAAGGTTTCACCAAACTGCACCCAGATATCCCAGAAGAGTTGCGGGGTACATATGCAGGGATGGGTCATCCAGCTGCTATAGAACATTTGCAAAGATTGGGTATTACCGCCATTGAATTGATGCCTGTCCATCATTACCTCGCTTATCCCGGTCACTTAGCGGATAAGGGATTAAAGAATTATTGGGGCTACGATTCGATTAACTACTTTGCACCCCATGCCGCATACAGTGCTAGTGGTGCTTTGGGGCAGCAAGTAAACGAATTCAAAGAGATGGTGAAAGCCCTCCACCGGGCGGGAATTGAGGTAATTTTGGATGTGGTGTACAACCACACTGGAGAAGGCAACCACTTAGGACCAACTTTGTCTCTGCGGGGAATTGACAATAGTATTTACTACCGTCTGGTGGATTACGACAAACGTTACTACATGGACTTTACGGGCTGTGGTAACTCCCTCTACGTAGGTCATCCCCAAGTACTGAAGTTAATCATGGATAGCCTGCGCTACTGGGTAACCGAAATGCACGTAGACGGCTTCCGGTTTGATTTAGCTTCTGCTTTAGCGCGAGAACTGTATGAAGTGAATAGTCTGGCGGCTTTCTTCGATATTATTCACCAAGACCCGGTGCTGGCTGACGTGAAACTAATTGCCGAACCTTGGGATATTGGGGAAGGTGGTTATCAAGTCGGTAACTTCCCAGTTCGTTGGTCAGAATGGAACGGGAAGTATAGGGATACGGTGCGAGATTACTGGCGCGGTGAGGGTACGACATTAGGAGATTTTGCTTATCGTTTCACTGGTAGCCCCGATTTATATTTCCAAACTAACGGACGGCGACCGAACGCCAGTATCAACTTTATCACTGCCCACGATGGCTTTCCCCTCAACGACTTAGTTAGCTACAACGATAAGCACAACGAAGAGAACTGTGAAAACAGTATGGACGGTGAAAGCCATAATCGTTCTTGGAATTGTGGCTGTGAAGGGCCGACCGATGACCCGGAAATAGAACAATTACGGGAAAGACAGCGGCGAAACTTCTTGGCAACTCTTATGCTGTCCCAAGGTATCCCTATGTTGCTAGGGGGAGATGAGATGGGACGATCGCAAATGGGCAATAATAATGCCTATTGCCAAGATAATGAAATTTCTTGGTTCCATTGGGATTTGCCACAAGACAATGAGGATTTAATCAATTTCACCCGCGAACTGATTTTTTTCCGTCGCCAGCATCCGGTGTTCCGTCGGCGCAAGTGGTTCCAAGGTCAAGCCATTCACGGAAAAAATATCAGTGACATTGCGTGGTTTAATCCTGATGGCGGCGAGATGACAGACGATCAGTGGAATGCAGGTTACACTAAGGCGATCGCGGTGTTCTTAGATGGTAATCAAATTCCCAGTCCTGGCCCTCAAGGTCAGCGGATCAGCGATGATAGTTTTCTGCTGTTCTTTAACGCCCACTATGAAACGATCGAGTTTAGCTTACCATCTGTGCTGGACATTGATGATAAGCAGTGGTTAGTTACGATCGACACCAAGGAACCGCGCTTCATTCAAGATGAGAAGATTTACACCAATGGTGACGCGATCCCGGTGGCAGCGCGATCGCTCGTTGTCCTGCGGCGTTTAGGATAAGTTGGATTAGACTAAAAGAAACCCGGTTTCTTCAAGAAACCGGGTTTCTGTGTTTTTGTCAGCTTATAGAATTGTAGTGTTGGGTTTCCTGGGGTCAACCCAACCTACGAAAACAGCTTGAAGAAATCGGATTTCTGCGTTTTTGTCAGCTTATTGATGTTGACTAATCAACAGTGCAACGGGGAAATGTTGTAGGATATCACCGATCGCGATCGCGCCATCCCCAGAAACAGTTTGATTAGTAATAGCGTTGCGCCAAGTAAACTGCGATCCGGCGGGCAATTTTAATTGAGTATCTGCCCAAACTTTTTCACCCAGCGGATATTCTCCTGATTTCACCAGCTTGGTAAAGAAACGGGGTGCAATTGCGATCGCCATTTTATCCTCAAAGCTTCGGGCAAAAGCCACCACGTGATTCTGCAATTGACCAGTCACTTCCAGAGGTTGGTAATCACCTTTTTGGAAAACAGCCAAATTTTCTTTTCTGGCTTGCAGAACTTTGTGAACTAAAAATAGCTTAATCTTGCCATTTTCTTGATTAGCAAGTAGTTCATCAATTAGCTTCAAAATATCTTTCTCAGTTTTCTCCTTCACCTCTTTTAAAAACGAAATTCGCAGTTCGTAATCAACCGGACGGCGGTTATCCGGATCTACCATACTCAAATCCCACAATTCCGTCCCTTGATAAGTATCGGGAACACCAGGAGTTGTATATTTCAACAATGTTTGAGAAAGAGAATTATAAATCCCATAGCCAGCCACCCATTTCTGGAAAGGCAGAAACTCTTTCAAAAATTGATTCTCTTCCGAAGACTCTAAAACTCGTTCCACAAAAGCGAGAAATCCCTCTTCATATTCGCTATCGGGACGCAACCAAGCCGTATGCAGCTTAGCTTCCCGAACGGATTTAAGCATATAATCTTTCACCCGTTGTATAAAAGATTCATTCTCGCTTTCACTAAAAGGATAAGACCCCAATAAAGTTTGATACAAGAAATATTCATCATTACCAACCGGGACGGGTTTTCCCCGCACGATACTTTTTTTCGGGCGATTAATGGCAATCCAATTCTTAACCTGTGTTGTCCATTCTTCAGGTATTTCCGATAATACGTTCAGTCTGGCACGCGCATCTTCCCCGCGTTTGGTATCGTGGGTAGCAGTGGCGTTCATTTTGTGAGGCCACTCATTAATTTGATTTTGATTAAATTCGTGAAATTCCCCAATTGTCAAGCCAAATTTACCGGGATTTCCACCCACTTCATTCAAAGATAGCAATCGGTTATAGACATAAAATAAGGTGTCTTCAATCCCTTTCGCCATCAAAGGGCCACTCAACTGTTGCATCCTCATAATGAAGTGCAGACGATTATATTCTTCTTCTGTTAAAGGTTGCTCAAATTCCCGCAAAAGCACTTCTTCAATGAAATTGAGTTCGTTTAAAAGCAGAGGAATTCTTTCTCTTGCTTGTTCGATCGCTTCCCTGATATATTGACGATCTGAATCACTAAATCCGTCCCCATTTACATAAGTACGATAAACAGGAAAGACCCGCAATATTTCTGCCAGCGCTCTTTTTAAACCGTTCATGGTAAAGTCGCGGGCACGCCTGGAATGACCTGCCATTTTTCTGAGAATTTGAGTGAGATTGTCTACATCTCCTGCCAAATTCTTTTCAACAATTAGATGTTTTTTCTCAATAAACAACTCCTCGTATGGAGTTTCAATGCCAGTCAATTTGATGTAGAGTTCGTTAAAAGACTGTTCGTTATCACCGCAGCAGAAAATTCCATTCACGTAGTTTAAGAAATCATAGCCGCTCGTGCCTTCAATCGGCCAACAAGGGGGCATTTTTTCTTTCAGTTCTAAAATCTTTTCTACCGTAATGTAAATTTCTCCTACTTTTTGGCGTAGTCGCTTCAGATATTCTGTTGGATCGTAAAGTCCATCAATGTGGTCTATTCTTAATCCGGTTACTTTTCCTTCTTCAACTAGCTTAGCAATCAAGGCATGAGTTTTGTGGAAAACTTTGAGTTCTTGGATTTTGACAGAAATTAGTTCATTAACGGTGAAGAATCGACGATAGTTAATTTCTTCTGCCCCGACTTTCCAGAAAGATAATCGATAAAATTGATCTTGCAGTAACTTATCGAGGGGATCGAAACTTTCTGGATTACCCTTTTCTCCGTTAAAATATTTGATATTCCCATCAACAAATTCTTTGACTTTCGGATTCTGGGTATAGAGTTCCCAAAATAGTCCTTTTACAAAGGCGATTTGATCGTATCTCTCTTTACCTTTTACTTCCGCAGGGGCGTTCTTAATTAAGTAAAGAATCCCCAGAAATTTGACAAAATCGGGATGATTCCTTCCCCCTAATTCTCGCGCCAAATGTCCTAAATTATGAATAACAAACGGTGCATAAGATTCGATTCTTACAGGCAATTTTAAGCCGTAATAATTAACGCTTAACCCATTCTCATCATAATTGAGTTGAATTTCTCCATTATCCAAACATTCTCCATAAAAATTTCCCAACATAGGGGCAAGCACTCGCCCTTTCACGTTTTCATAAGCTTGATCCCATTCGATGTCAAAGTAATCGAAATAATCTGAATCAGGCCCATTTTCTAATACATCCATTAAGAGCAGATTTTGGCTATCATAAGCCATGTGGTTGGGAACGATATCTTGTATCCATCCCATATCCCGACGTTTAATTTCATCAGCTAAAGCTTCAAACTGCTCTAGCGTACCTAATTCAGGATTAATTTGATTTGGATCGACTACATCGTAACCGTGGGTGCTGCCTGCCCTAGCTTTAAATATGGGAGAAGCATACAGATCGGTAATACCCAGATTATCAAGATAATCAATGATTTTTTGGGCAGCTTCAAAGGGAAACTCTGATTGAAATTGAATCCGGTAAGTAGAGTTAGGAATCCGCATTTTAACTTATTAC
This window of the Leptolyngbyaceae cyanobacterium genome carries:
- the urtD gene encoding urea ABC transporter ATP-binding protein UrtD, with amino-acid sequence MNGTILKTENVTVSFDGFKAINNLNFSMDAGELRVVIGPNGAGKTTFLDVITGKVQPTEGSVIFKGRNLRSLSEHQIARLGIGRKFQTPRTYLNLTPRENLELSCNRNKNVFASLFGKSSNDERRTVVGLLETIGLSAKADIKAGLLSHGEKQRLEIGMLVAQSPDLLLVDEPVAGLTDEETYNIGELLLALAESHSILVIEHDMEFVRQIARKVTVLHEGSVLCEGTIEQVQNDPRVIEVYLGRQTEDE
- the glgX gene encoding glycogen debranching protein GlgX — its product is MYVALWPGDVYPLGAYWDGKGTNFALFSENATGVELCLFDRDDKETRVELKEVSNFVWHGYLPGIGPGQRYGYRVHGPYCPQEGHRFNPNKLLIDPYGKAIDGDVVNGPELFGYDWNSPEEDLSFSDLDSAHLMPKSVVVDQSFDWEGDQLLRTPWHETIIYEVHTKGFTKLHPDIPEELRGTYAGMGHPAAIEHLQRLGITAIELMPVHHYLAYPGHLADKGLKNYWGYDSINYFAPHAAYSASGALGQQVNEFKEMVKALHRAGIEVILDVVYNHTGEGNHLGPTLSLRGIDNSIYYRLVDYDKRYYMDFTGCGNSLYVGHPQVLKLIMDSLRYWVTEMHVDGFRFDLASALARELYEVNSLAAFFDIIHQDPVLADVKLIAEPWDIGEGGYQVGNFPVRWSEWNGKYRDTVRDYWRGEGTTLGDFAYRFTGSPDLYFQTNGRRPNASINFITAHDGFPLNDLVSYNDKHNEENCENSMDGESHNRSWNCGCEGPTDDPEIEQLRERQRRNFLATLMLSQGIPMLLGGDEMGRSQMGNNNAYCQDNEISWFHWDLPQDNEDLINFTRELIFFRRQHPVFRRRKWFQGQAIHGKNISDIAWFNPDGGEMTDDQWNAGYTKAIAVFLDGNQIPSPGPQGQRISDDSFLLFFNAHYETIEFSLPSVLDIDDKQWLVTIDTKEPRFIQDEKIYTNGDAIPVAARSLVVLRRLG
- the treY gene encoding malto-oligosyltrehalose synthase, translating into MRIPNSTYRIQFQSEFPFEAAQKIIDYLDNLGITDLYASPIFKARAGSTHGYDVVDPNQINPELGTLEQFEALADEIKRRDMGWIQDIVPNHMAYDSQNLLLMDVLENGPDSDYFDYFDIEWDQAYENVKGRVLAPMLGNFYGECLDNGEIQLNYDENGLSVNYYGLKLPVRIESYAPFVIHNLGHLARELGGRNHPDFVKFLGILYLIKNAPAEVKGKERYDQIAFVKGLFWELYTQNPKVKEFVDGNIKYFNGEKGNPESFDPLDKLLQDQFYRLSFWKVGAEEINYRRFFTVNELISVKIQELKVFHKTHALIAKLVEEGKVTGLRIDHIDGLYDPTEYLKRLRQKVGEIYITVEKILELKEKMPPCWPIEGTSGYDFLNYVNGIFCCGDNEQSFNELYIKLTGIETPYEELFIEKKHLIVEKNLAGDVDNLTQILRKMAGHSRRARDFTMNGLKRALAEILRVFPVYRTYVNGDGFSDSDRQYIREAIEQARERIPLLLNELNFIEEVLLREFEQPLTEEEYNRLHFIMRMQQLSGPLMAKGIEDTLFYVYNRLLSLNEVGGNPGKFGLTIGEFHEFNQNQINEWPHKMNATATHDTKRGEDARARLNVLSEIPEEWTTQVKNWIAINRPKKSIVRGKPVPVGNDEYFLYQTLLGSYPFSESENESFIQRVKDYMLKSVREAKLHTAWLRPDSEYEEGFLAFVERVLESSEENQFLKEFLPFQKWVAGYGIYNSLSQTLLKYTTPGVPDTYQGTELWDLSMVDPDNRRPVDYELRISFLKEVKEKTEKDILKLIDELLANQENGKIKLFLVHKVLQARKENLAVFQKGDYQPLEVTGQLQNHVVAFARSFEDKMAIAIAPRFFTKLVKSGEYPLGEKVWADTQLKLPAGSQFTWRNAITNQTVSGDGAIAIGDILQHFPVALLISQHQ